From one Deinococcus aquiradiocola genomic stretch:
- a CDS encoding site-specific integrase codes for MTRRGGQWMQNILGAPTYSEVDLSVEKLIKFSSNDLDLAKGSTKTYISNLKKYLTCQKEFFGISDRISIDSYSRLMKLKKSERDSRGFTDTIMSTVKKYLIVSSNKAKSKDVIYKKEIDNAVIHYGVNAAKKQRKILNSSNKIGYVFKFEKSTQFFKDFQKDYEKSNIELSNPTKLKRLTDLSRYFGSIDKIESRMESGVAVSYCEISQNLSDIINPKNTERFVKFMISRRGSITLTIIDTLRTITQAFSSETEWLNLYADPLNSHHDEVRNSAQRSARRGILDILEKEYNETGDIKFSLRKAELSEVGSNIFNLLTLDEKVIFTNLAKQDYFDKTASHTKKITEKYEIELRKIGMTRNPFLPISSLLELHDPSEPISIALIKNMREILLIKRSPPDITTARLMRDLIFVYLISLWPLRRSHWLNMRYSIDNSGHIHLSESGDLVIQIPVEDFKNRNSRMFKKMKYKGEPIFFPIKYSDQKELIDLIKLYVRAYLPLLGLKNGVMFYNSESTLIDSCKKWQERYLHPVCDEMGIARPLLFGVHSFRHICATTILRLYKSPQLAADLLLDTLTSVLKFYSAYLPSEGCQEAIQNNINRRKALEGRLK; via the coding sequence ATGACCAGACGCGGCGGGCAATGGATGCAAAATATTTTGGGCGCGCCAACGTACAGCGAAGTAGATCTTTCTGTTGAAAAGCTGATTAAGTTTTCTTCAAATGATTTAGATCTAGCGAAAGGTTCAACCAAAACATATATTTCCAATCTTAAAAAGTACCTAACTTGTCAGAAGGAGTTTTTTGGTATAAGTGATCGTATTTCAATAGATTCTTATTCACGGCTAATGAAACTGAAAAAATCTGAGAGAGATTCTCGGGGTTTTACAGATACGATAATGTCAACCGTAAAAAAATATCTTATAGTTTCAAGCAACAAGGCGAAAAGTAAGGACGTAATTTATAAAAAGGAGATCGACAACGCGGTTATTCATTATGGAGTGAACGCTGCCAAAAAACAAAGGAAGATACTAAACTCTTCAAATAAAATTGGGTACGTCTTCAAATTCGAAAAATCTACTCAATTTTTTAAAGATTTTCAAAAAGACTACGAAAAATCCAATATCGAACTGAGCAATCCCACAAAGTTGAAAAGGCTCACAGATTTATCTCGATATTTTGGGAGTATTGATAAGATAGAAAGTAGAATGGAGTCGGGGGTCGCTGTAAGTTACTGTGAGATTTCACAGAACTTATCTGACATTATAAACCCGAAAAATACCGAGCGATTTGTAAAATTTATGATTTCGAGGAGAGGGAGTATAACCTTAACGATTATCGATACTCTCAGAACTATAACTCAGGCCTTTAGTAGCGAAACAGAATGGCTAAATTTATACGCGGATCCTTTAAATTCACATCACGATGAAGTAAGAAATTCGGCGCAAAGATCAGCAAGAAGAGGAATTCTAGATATTCTGGAGAAAGAATATAATGAAACAGGAGATATAAAATTTTCTCTTAGAAAAGCTGAGCTCTCAGAAGTAGGATCGAATATTTTTAATCTATTGACGCTGGACGAAAAGGTTATATTCACTAATCTAGCAAAGCAAGATTATTTCGATAAAACTGCCTCTCACACAAAAAAGATTACGGAAAAATACGAAATCGAATTACGGAAAATAGGAATGACTAGAAATCCTTTTCTACCTATTTCATCTCTTCTGGAACTTCATGATCCGTCTGAGCCTATCTCAATTGCCCTAATTAAAAATATGAGAGAAATACTTTTAATTAAAAGATCTCCACCAGATATTACTACGGCAAGACTTATGAGGGATCTTATTTTCGTTTATTTGATTAGTCTATGGCCGTTGAGGAGGTCACATTGGCTTAATATGAGATACTCTATCGACAATTCTGGTCATATTCATCTCTCTGAATCTGGAGATCTTGTTATACAAATTCCGGTCGAAGATTTTAAAAACAGAAATTCCCGTATGTTCAAGAAAATGAAATACAAAGGTGAACCTATATTTTTTCCTATAAAGTATTCCGACCAAAAAGAATTGATAGATCTGATAAAATTATACGTTAGAGCCTATTTACCCCTTCTTGGATTAAAAAATGGAGTCATGTTTTACAATAGCGAATCTACTCTAATCGATAGCTGCAAAAAATGGCAAGAGCGATATTTACATCCAGTCTGTGACGAAATGGGAATAGCCAGACCACTGTTGTTCGGCGTCCACAGCTTCAGGCACATCTGCGCCACCACCATACTGAGACTCTACAAGTCGCCCCAACTCGCAGCTGACCTGCTCCTCGATACCCTAACTTCCGTCCTGAAATTCTACTCGGCCTACCTGCCGAGCGAAGGTTGCCAGGAAGCCATTCAGAACAACATCAATCGCCGCAAAGCCCTGGAAGGAAGATTAAAATGA